Part of the Solwaraspora sp. WMMA2065 genome is shown below.
CGACCCGCAACGGCTCGCGGAGCGGCTGCGGGCCCGGTTCACCACGCTACGGGCCGACGGTCTGACCGGGCAGACCCCCACCTACCTGTGGTACCGCGACGCGTCCGGCGACGAAGGTCTGCTGCTGGCGGCGGACCCGGGCGGGTCGCGCAAGCCCGTCGAGAGGCCGGTGCGGCCGTCGACGGCGGCGATCGGCGCGGTGGTGGACGCGCTGTTGGATATCGCGGAGTTCCGCCGGCCGAACGACCGCGAGGAAATTCTGTCTCTGCTGCCCCCGTCGGTGTACGCCTCGATCCGGCGCAACCCGGCGACCCGGATCGACGCCGTCAGCACCGTCCGAGGCTGCCTGCACCACGCCACCGGACTGTCCGAACTCGTCGCCGCCGTACGCTTCTTCACCAGCGACGACGCTGCCGTCGACCACCTCGCCGAGACGGTCCGGCGGCTCGCCGGGTAGCTACCGCCGGTCGACGTCGGCGCTGTGACGCATGCGCCCCGGCGCTTCCGTTGCCGTGCGGGGATAAGCGATGATGAGGACATCGACCGTCACCTTTCGTGAAGGGCTACCGCTGATGGACAGCACCCCGGCCGGTATCGAGTCCGAGATGCTCGATCTGTCGACGGTGGACGTGGCGACGCTGCGCGGCGTCGACGACTCCGACATGACCGCCGCGATGGTCCGGGTACGGCAGCGGATCGCCGACGCCGAGGGCAGCATCAGCGGCTACAGCGGATCGTTCGCCAGTCGGGCCACCGGAGCCGACCCCCTGGCGGAAGACCGGATCGGTTGACGGGCCGGGCGGCGGTACCCACCCACGCAATCGCCGTCGACGACTTCCGGCAGCTGGCCACCACCGGCGGCGACGAACGGACCGCAGCAGCCCTGCGCGGCTCCGAACGTAGCTGGCGGCTGACCGCGCTGCGCGCACTGGTGGACGCCGTCGCGCGCCGTACCGACGCCGCCGGCCCGCTGTCCGGTGTCGACACTGCGTGGCAACTGCTGGTCCGTGCCGACCGCGCCGACCCGGACGCCACCGAGGAGGTCGTCGCCCAACCGCAGGTCGGCATCTGGGTGGCGCACACCCTGCGCCGGCTCACCTCGGCAAGGTCCGGCGATCCGCCGCTCTGGGTCGACGTCGGCTACCTGCACTCGCTGGCCGCCGCCGCTGCGGTCCGCGCCGGGCTCAGCTTCGACCTGGTGGTCCCGGCCCGCCACGGCCACCTCGCGCTGCCCACCGTCGCCGCCGTGGAACTCCCCCCGCGGATCGAGCGGGTACAGGTGGTCGCAGCCGCCGGCACGGTCACGGTCACCGCGGGCGGCGGCGACCCGGTCGGCCCCGGCGACCCCCACTGGCATCCGCCGGTCCGGCTGGTCGCCACCGCTGGCGGGATCGACCTGCGGGTGGAACTACTCGATCGGGACGTCTACCGGGACCTGCGCGGACCCGCAGCGCCGGCACCGCTGAGCACCGACCAGGTACGCCGCTGGCAGGCCCAGCTCCAGCAGGCCTGGGAGCTGCTGGTACGGCAGCAGCCGCAGCGCGCCCGGACGGTCGCGGCGATCCTGCGGACCGTCGCGCCGTTGCCGGCCCGGGAACGGTTCCGCCAACTGTCCGCCTCCGGCGCGGAAGCCTTCGGCACCATCCTGCTGTCCGAACCGGACGACGCCACCCAGCTGGCGATGACGCTGGTACACGAGATCCAGCACCACAAACTGGGCGCGCTGGCCCATCTGCTGACCCTGGTGAACGACGATCCCGACCGGCGGTTCTACGCACCATGGCGCGACGACCCGCGCCCCGTCGCCGGGCTGCTGCAGGGGGTGTACGCGTTCGCCGGGATCACCGACTTCTGGCGAGTGCACCGGCGGCACGCCCCGGCCGGGCAGGTCGCGTTGGCCAACTTCGAGTTCGCGCTCTGGCGTCGCCAGACCCGGCACGCGGTGCGGTCACTGCTCGACTCGGGCCGGCTGACCGGGCACGGCACCCGGTTCGTCGAAATCCTGCACGACACGGTCGCCACGTTCGGGACCGAGCAGGTACCGGCCGGCCCGCAACGGTTGGCCGACCGGATGGCCGTCGACCACCGGGCGCTGTGGCGGGCGCACAACCTGCGGCTCGACGCCGCCGCCCGGACCGAGCTGGCCGCCGCCTGGGCCGGCCGACGGCCGTTGCCGGCCTGCCTGGCGGACGCCCGGGACGGCCGGCCGGCCACGCTGACCCGCCCCGACCGGGCCTGGTTCGACGCCCGCGCGGTGCTGACCCGCCACCGGCTGACCGACCCGGCCGGCTTCGACCGACTGACCGCCGCCCCCGACACCGTAACCGGCCTGGTCACCGGCGCGACCGCCGCCGACGTCGCACTGGTCGGCGGCGACGCCGACCGGGCCCGCGCCGGCTACCTGCGGCAGCTGGCAGCCGATCTGGCGGCCGGGACAACGGCGGCGCACAGCTGGATCGGGCTGGGACTGACCTGGCCGGACGGGTCGACGCATCCGGCGGTGCGGGCCCTGCTGCACCGGCCGGAACTGGTGATGGAGACGCTGCGGCAGGCCGCCCGCCGGGGCGCCCCGGTCGACGTACCCGATCCGGTCGAGCTGGCGGCCTGGGTCGGTGCCGGACTGCCCGCCGACGCGCACCGGCCGGCGGATCCGGCCGGCTGGCTGCTTCTGAACCGGACCCGCCACTGAATCCGGGCCCGGCCGTAC
Proteins encoded:
- a CDS encoding HEXXH motif domain-containing protein, with protein sequence MTGRAAVPTHAIAVDDFRQLATTGGDERTAAALRGSERSWRLTALRALVDAVARRTDAAGPLSGVDTAWQLLVRADRADPDATEEVVAQPQVGIWVAHTLRRLTSARSGDPPLWVDVGYLHSLAAAAAVRAGLSFDLVVPARHGHLALPTVAAVELPPRIERVQVVAAAGTVTVTAGGGDPVGPGDPHWHPPVRLVATAGGIDLRVELLDRDVYRDLRGPAAPAPLSTDQVRRWQAQLQQAWELLVRQQPQRARTVAAILRTVAPLPARERFRQLSASGAEAFGTILLSEPDDATQLAMTLVHEIQHHKLGALAHLLTLVNDDPDRRFYAPWRDDPRPVAGLLQGVYAFAGITDFWRVHRRHAPAGQVALANFEFALWRRQTRHAVRSLLDSGRLTGHGTRFVEILHDTVATFGTEQVPAGPQRLADRMAVDHRALWRAHNLRLDAAARTELAAAWAGRRPLPACLADARDGRPATLTRPDRAWFDARAVLTRHRLTDPAGFDRLTAAPDTVTGLVTGATAADVALVGGDADRARAGYLRQLAADLAAGTTAAHSWIGLGLTWPDGSTHPAVRALLHRPELVMETLRQAARRGAPVDVPDPVELAAWVGAGLPADAHRPADPAGWLLLNRTRH